One segment of Rattus norvegicus strain BN/NHsdMcwi chromosome 16, GRCr8, whole genome shotgun sequence DNA contains the following:
- the Sftpd gene encoding pulmonary surfactant-associated protein D precursor — MLHFLSMLVLLVQPLGDLGAEMKTLSQRSITNTCTLVLCSPTENGLPGRDGRDGREGPRGEKGDPGLPGPMGLSGLPGPRGPVGPKGENGSAGEPGPKGERGLVGPPGSPGISGPAGKEGPSGKQGNIGPQGKPGPKGEAGPKGEVGAPGMQGSAGAKGPAGPKGERGAPGEQGAPGNAGAAGPAGPAGPQGAPGSRGPPGLKGDRGAPGDRGIKGESGLPDSAALRQQMEALNGKLQRLEAAFSRYKKAALFPDGQSVGDKIFRAANSEEPFEDAKEMCRQAGGQLASPRSATENAAVQQLVTAHSKAAFLSMTDVGTEGKFTYPTGEALVYSNWAPGEPNNNGGAENCVEIFTNGQWNDKACGEQRLVICEF; from the exons ATGCTGCACTTTCTCTCCATGCTTGTCCTGCTTGTACAGCCCCTGGGCGATCTGGGAGCAGAAATGAAGACCCTCTCGCAGAGATCAATAACCAACACATGCACCCTAGTCTTGTGTAGTCCAACAGAGAATGGCCTGCCTGGTCGTGATGGACGGGATGGCAGAGAGGGTCCACGGGGCGAGAAGGGTGATCCAG gTTTGCCAGGACCTATGGGACTCTCAGGGTTGCCTGGCCCTAGAGGTCCAGTTGGGCCCAAAGGAGAGAATGGCTCTGCTGGAGAACCTGGACCAAAGGGAGAACGTGGACTAGTTG GACCTCCAGGATCTCCAGGTATTTCTGGTCCGGctggaaaagaaggcccctctgGGAAGCAGGGAAACATAGGACCCCAAGGCAAACCAGGTCCTAAAGGAGAGGCTGGGCCGAAAG gAGAAGTAGGTGCTCCCGGCATGCAAGGATCTGCAGGGGCAAAAGGCCCTGCTGGCCCCAAAGGAGAAAGAGGTGCCCCTGGTGAGCAAGGAGCCCCTGGGAATGCTGGGGCAGCAG GACCTGCCGGACCTGCGGGTCCACAGGGAGCTCCAGGTTCCAGGGGGCCTCCAGGACTCAAGGGGGACAGAGGTGCTCCTGGAGACAGAGGAATCAAAGGCGAAAGTGGACTTCCAG ACAGTGCTGCTCTGAGGCAGCAGATGGAGGCTTTGAATGGAAAACTTCAGCGTCTAGAGGCTGCCTTTTCTCGCTATAAGAAAG ccgcgCTCTTCCCTGATGGCCAAAGTGTTGGAGACAAAATCTTCAGGGCGGCAAACTCGGAAGAGCCTTTTGAGGATGCCAAGGAGATGTGCAGGCAGGCCGGAGGGCAGCTGGCCTCCCCACGTTCTGCTACTGAGAATGCTGCAGTACAGCAGCTCGTCACAGCCCACAGCAAAGCTGCTTTCCTGAGTATGACAGATGTGGGCACGGAGGGCAAGTTCACTTACCCCACAGGAGAGGCCCTGGTCTATTCTAACTGGGCTCCAGGGGagcccaacaacaatggaggggCAGAGAACTGTGTGGAGATCTTCACCAATGGGCAGTGGAATGACAAGGCTTGTGGAGAGCAGCGCCTGGTTATCTGTGAGTTCTGA